From the genome of Cydia fagiglandana chromosome 27, ilCydFagi1.1, whole genome shotgun sequence:
ttttagtaaaaataaattgtcaacttatttttttttctgttgtgTCCTGACAACAGCAACTTATAACATGATCATGATAGTAGAAGgtccataaataaaaaaataataatgtaaatcCCAGTTCTAATGCAATTAAATGCCAGTTTCAATATGTGACCCAGGAGACAGATAAGTAGATTCACCCTAGAAAAAAGGTGCTGTTAGGTAACAAAAGGAAACCTAGCACAACTTAagtattacttaggtacttaaaacaCCTCTAagaaaaataactaaataaaattcaCTTGTTCTTGCATTTCCTAACTGAAGCAAGTACCCTTACCGTATGCATGGAATGTAAGGGTCAAACACATTTCaggaaaaggtcacttctgtggacaatacatTGTTAACGACGCTACATGtaaatcacatttttcttatAAGAGTCTAAAGTAGTGAAAACATGTGTCCCATCTGTAAGGGTGCAGTGTAAAATTTTGATTCTCtttgcgatgtctacaggaaaaACGCGAACGAGTTAAGCGTACTATAAAATGTGTAAGACCTTAAGGTCAGTGTCTTGACCTCATATCTTCTGATAAAGTAAATGTCAATCAAACTGTAGCTTGCCTTATTAAACATGGTGCTATTACtatgattaatttaaaatatttagcaAATTATAGATATACCTATTATTACGTAAATGATGTGCTATTCTCAATTAGgttaattcgccagtaactggccaccgaccaataactggccaccttaaacaaaaaatgaattctattcacctaggtataaacagaattcattttagtataaggtttcaataactagccaccttgtactaaaatgaattctgttttatacgtgaatataattcatttttggtttggggtggccagttactaagagtgaccagttactggcgaattaccttacctattattttattacgtaaACGACGTGCTATTTCCAATTATGTCTTTTGTTATAACATTATTTTACCTAATAAGTGTTTCACATAATCTATTTTTTAGTtgtcaattatttaaatagttttttaaataaatgattcgAATAAGTAACGCAAGTATTAGATTTAATAGTGTTATTGTTATCAATAGTAAAAGTGAAAATTTATTAGGTGAAATaatattaaacgtgcaatttaTCAGTATTCGGGCTCCACTATTTTTGCcctaattttaattgtatattatttatgcATTTTTATCCCAATCTTATGTTATGTACTTATTAGTGTATATAGTGTTATGTACTTAAATGATcaaatacatataaaatgttATATTGGTTACTGGTACATTGTGATATTTAAagcgaataaatattttaaatatggatcgttgttttattttgtgagtgatggccacttgcaccattcagtaacccggggttaaccagataaacctggagttaacatggttaccagtacaatttgacactggcttaacggtttaaccggttatctttgggttagcgggatggtgcaagtggcgctaataaAAAGTGTAAgggccactaacccggggttaaccggttaacctggcgttaccatggttaccagtaaaatttgacactgggttaacggtttaaccggttaactcgaGGTCAGTGGTATGGTGAGTGGCGCTTAGGTGTTCGTAACTTTGTTTCGTAACTAGTTACGATTGAAACATCCATGAAGGTTACATACAAAGATTGGACTGAGTGAAAACGCTCTTAGCTTATGGCCACCAACAGACCTAACGGACCGTTAAGGTCACCGCAAGGGCGTCCGATGACATTGCGAATGGCCTAACAAGGTCACAACACTGCTTATCATAATCGCGAAATCGTACGTCCATTTTCCTCGAAGAACCGTTTGCTCATATatctataattcgttttttgtagcattagaaagaactccacagaagcaagcgtgcagtttttatcaggctctttaaccttttggacgccaatgaccgatatatccgcaccgcaggtccaacgcccaagacggattaatcggtcacagaccacagagcaacatagacctatgtgcatatgcataaagttcaatttcagttttgacatctcggtgacgtggcgtccgagtgacagcttttgtgtttgacacggcgtcgaaaagtttaattgttaataattattgaattatgtaatgtagcatggtcaatacatataatttacttccaattattaccgctataagtgtcggatttggaaccacaagcttaagcttaacttctgcgaagttctttctaatgctaaaaaaacaaactatacagggtggccaaaaaataactgcattcccgttgccagggaggttttggaattatactgagcaactctTACTTTACATTTAACACAGCTAGCTTACTTTACagtaaagcaaaaaaaaccggacaagtgcgagttggactcgcgcacgaagggttccgtaccattatgcaaaaaacctaaaataatcaagtttgttgtatgggagccccacttaaatatttattatattttgtttttagtatttattgttatagcggcaacagagatacgtcatctgtgaaaatttcaactgcctagctatcacggttcataaggtACAGCTtgttgacagacggacagcggagtcttagtaatagggtcccatttttagggttccgtacccaaagggtaaaacgggaccctattactaagacttcgctgtccttccgtccgtccgtccgtctgtcaccaggctgtatctcacgaaccgtgatagatagacagttgaaattttcacagatgatgtatttctgttgccgcaataacaacaaatactaaaaacagaataaaataaagatttaaatggggctcccatacaacaaacgtgattttagaccaaagttaagcaacgtcgggagtggtcagtacttggatgggtgaccgtttttttttgcattatggtacggaacccttcgtgcgcgagtccgactcgcacttgcccggtttttttattttttaccctttgggtacagaaccctaaaaagaagggTTAGCATGTTAAGAAGTTAGTTTTATTTGTGACATCGCGTAGCGTCAAAATTAAAGACATATTCGCTAActtgtatatattatgtacatacgACTATAAcacatataatatacctactccaAAATAtctttaatacctacctacctacttagtcGGTGTCAACGCTCTTTTACTTACGAAACTAgatataagtatgtaggtatctatttctttttattgttttgtttagtaAACAATACATCACAGAAACGTGGAAAGCGAAGCGAAAATATTACTAGTCAATGACATTACTTATCGACGGTCAAATATCTTGCTATAATAAGATTCAAATCCATGCCAACTGCATTTTAAAATGCTATTCGAACCAGCATGCAAGCGGTCTATAATTACGATAAAATTTGTACAGAATTCGAGACCACCTCATTCTGGTTGGTAAGAATCCAAAGACGAGTCGAACAACTAATCGTGTTATACACGCTCAGTGTACATTGATAAGCCGCTCCGCGAACATCGATCCCATAATGATTGCGAAATTACTTTTTATCGTCACATTTATCGGAGCCGGTTTCAGTTTACAGTTAAAGCAAGTGGTTATACTATCCAGGCACAATATACGGACGCCTTTGACGACCAACTTACAGTTATTGACCCCTAAACGATGGCCTAAGTGGAACGGAGAAACGGGGTTTCTCACACCAAAAGGACGTAAACTCGAACAAGCTATGGGGAGGTATTTTGCCGACTGGATTATCGAAGAGAAGTTACTATTGGACAAGTGCTCGAGAAATCAAGTGTTTGTGTATTCTAATACGAGAGAAAGAACTATACAAACCGCAAAATCGTTCGCTGAAGGCGCTTTTGGGGAGTGCGccgaagtttattataaaaacatgACGGGAATGGATCCAGTTTTCAATCCAGTTATAAGGAATGATTCGGAAGAGTTTAGGGAGGTCGTTTTAAGTGAAATGCAAGCGCAATTGAATAATATCGACGTAAAAGACGCGCTATTAAGGCTGAATAAAATAGTCGATGTTAAAGATTCGGAATATTGTAAAACTGAACATGTTTGCGATTTGAGTgaggtgaaaaataaaatagttttcgAGGTAAATAAGGAACCAGATGTTGTTGGGGCGATACAGCTTGGAAATACTTTGGTGGATGCTTTCTTGATGGCGTATTACGATGGAATGAAAGAAGACGATGTAGCATGGGGACAAATACGAACAGCACAAGAATGGGAGTCATTTTTGAAGATCGTCAAAGCTTATCATAAGATCCGTTTTCAAACTAAGCTCTTGGATAAAGATGTAGCTTCGACGTTGCTTAAATATTTGGGGGATGTGTTTCAAAATGGCAGTAAAAAGTTCTATGTACTTGTAGGACATGACGCTAACATATTGTCGCTAATGTCAGCTTTGAATTTTAAAGATTATTCGTTGGATGGTCAGTTTGAGAAGACGCCTATTGGCGGGAAAGTGGTGTTTGAGAAGTGGTACGAAGAAGAGAATGATAGAGAGCTCCTGCGAGTGCGCTACGTGTATCAGTCCTCGAAGCAGATCAGAGATGGCGTTGAAGCCAGTTTACAGCACCCGCCGCTAGAGGCGCTGCTGCAAATGGAAGATTGTGCTGTTGACGAAAACGGGTACTGTCCGTGGAACGATTTTATAAGAAAATTTAACATAGTTTAGTCAATAATAGTAATTAATCAGACGGTCGGTGAAGGAGCGTTGCTTTAGTAGGCTCACAAAAGTATTAAGCAGTCTTGTCAGGTGGCAAAACAAATTGTGCGCCTTCAACGCCTGGTAATGCCCCTACTCACATACTCCGttggcatactaaggtggactcGGACCGATCGGACGGAGGGTCCTACTACTGCTCATCACACCACACCCTGTACTGTAGCCAAGTCCGACTCCGTTCTGgctgatagatcgatcgcagcgccgggccgtACTCGTCAACATAACCACCCCCCATGAatcccatgatgagaatctcgtgaaatccgagaaggacaagtccagctaGTAGAGTCAGcaagaagttgctaagcgggcgaggtgctgctgactgtacgtagacttggctcacgagataaccgccatgtgatACTTGTGTCAGCGAATGGtttcatagcgaagagtctcgaccaacatcttgagagaTTTCGCTAGGtggctggatcaagggtcagatgcagaagggggtatcttggacacggcgcgtatggTACGTCGGTTTTTCTCTCTTGAGGCCCTGAGCTTGGGCCTTGTctcgctgctggcggcaccctatgTTAGGTTTTTCATAATGTGTGTATAACTGTATATGCGTATTTTACTTAAGGTGCCGCGaggcaatttcgactgcgggttaatttcaactaatcgaaatatcttccatgttttacttTATTAACTAGAGTGTTATATATGTCGGtatagcgaaaaagatgtgttgaGTATGactatagttaataatgtaaaacatggaagttatttcgattagttgaaattactcCGCTGCACCTTACACATTATAAATGACCTAACTTAGGACCTATGAATACAggataaaaataatattcagtGTGTATATCGTAAATCATTTAGTATATGGACAGTAAATGTTATGAACCTATTCTGAATACGTAATAAAGTTAAGTAGTTATCCACATGTCATTTGCATCAGTCGATATTGAATCGTTAGTATAATATTTACAGGGAAATTACTATTATCTTAAAACACGTCATTATGGATAATGATAACAGACAGAAATAGTACttaagataataataatatttgagtTGACACATCATTGTTATTTTGCAGACGTTTTAGATATAAATAGATACTTATCCTACtttaaacaatagttatttacgatacaatatcattttttcggtgaaggaaaacatcgtgaggaatccggactaatcccaataaggcctagttacccctctgggttggaaggtcagatggcagtcgctttcgtaaaaactagtgcctacgtcaaatattGTGATTAGTTGTCAAac
Proteins encoded in this window:
- the LOC134677884 gene encoding glucose-1-phosphatase-like, with translation MIAKLLFIVTFIGAGFSLQLKQVVILSRHNIRTPLTTNLQLLTPKRWPKWNGETGFLTPKGRKLEQAMGRYFADWIIEEKLLLDKCSRNQVFVYSNTRERTIQTAKSFAEGAFGECAEVYYKNMTGMDPVFNPVIRNDSEEFREVVLSEMQAQLNNIDVKDALLRLNKIVDVKDSEYCKTEHVCDLSEVKNKIVFEVNKEPDVVGAIQLGNTLVDAFLMAYYDGMKEDDVAWGQIRTAQEWESFLKIVKAYHKIRFQTKLLDKDVASTLLKYLGDVFQNGSKKFYVLVGHDANILSLMSALNFKDYSLDGQFEKTPIGGKVVFEKWYEEENDRELLRVRYVYQSSKQIRDGVEASLQHPPLEALLQMEDCAVDENGYCPWNDFIRKFNIV